The following coding sequences are from one Cygnus olor isolate bCygOlo1 chromosome 2, bCygOlo1.pri.v2, whole genome shotgun sequence window:
- the LOC121064332 gene encoding macrophage mannose receptor 1-like isoform X1, producing MKPLTFSTVLVFLSFVHTAFQTLDLFTLLGNANGAPCAFPFKLHGKWYTGCTAAGRSDGLLWCATTPDFDVDHLYGFCPTVSSDNDKFWSIDPLTGTYYQINFQSALTWHQARQSCQQQNAEMLSVTEIHEQMYLRDLIDSRRSPLWIGLNSLNLNSGWQWSGGFPFRYLNWATGSPSPEPEKLCAVLNPRRDAKWENQPCEKKVGYICKKENLTLDPFSLPSGDAPPVKCPEGWLPYAGHCYVVHRDPRVWKEALTSCNDSNGNLVSIHNPEEHGFILSQLGYKATDELWIGLNDLSTHMYFEWSDGTPVTYTKWLPGEPTHAINGQEDCVVMAGEDGYWADSPCDRNLHYICKRKPLQGVSGTLKADPACPKGWERHGFYCYLVGHTPLTFSEAKKTCERSGGYLTSIADRYEQAYLTSFVGLSSEKYFWIGLTDTEEQGIFKWVTGEGVFYTNWNSAMPGNEAGCVALRTGNAAGLWDVQNCEIKAKFLCKKLAEKMALPLAPERVSYSKCPLGWDTSNSTNSCFRLFVRENNQKKTWFEARDFCREIGGDLAAINSEEEQRVIENLIIRKSPSSRPFWIGLHHLDPDGGYSWSDRSPVNYTEKLSFYKTGFEHCGVIHEESFRLWINMHCEYSHDWICEIKKGTPLKPEPVGPSAMYEVTEDGWIIKGVKQYFFSTESSSMEKARTFCRNNHGDLATIGDNNQRKFLWKYILKNGKLESYLIGLIRNADQQFSWMDGSPVYYAAWEAEEPNFALRQENCVVLNKKSGLWNDVNCGFSNGFICERHRSFLNATLAPAVTLPPGGCPEDWLLFKNQCYKFFGSSYQYWHAASRACISLGGHLATITNEQVQAFLTYHLKDVFYDPWIGLNDVLSELNFVWADGSTVSYTNWAPGSPKLVEPILFDSLRPEDGHNRLQYDCGALKRGPPDDTGKWSDEPCYKSSGYICQKNSDPKLFKSSATVLDFAFDHSDGTSYSVTHSRMNWEEAQKSCNNNASELASILDAYSQSLMFLIAQEYGEPLWIGLNSNVTKGTYQWTDRWRLVYSKWSSGEPKQALACVYLDTDGTWKTASCREKFFSVCKKSNVMAPTEPPQLPGKCPESKGHKSWVPFHSHCYYFEATRKKSWSQAHQECMRLVADLVSVGDYTEANFLADTIKILHGKSPNFWIGLKKNDIGQWVWTKSAVDFVNWQTGEPVNKRYKDCGEVCALTGHWKSNVCSFRKGYICKKAKTPEKTEMSPENTGEKTVKALSTGIIWLLVVLALSIVVAGIIVYFYLRKKRQNQLYILTRLSGSEATVDIQQKDAHTDVV from the exons atgaaacCCTTGACTTTTTCTACAGTCTTAGTTTTCCTCTCTTTCGTTCATACTGCTTTTCAGACACTCG ATCTGTTTACACTGCTAGGAAATGCCAATGGAGCTCCGTGTGCCTTCCCTTTCAAGCTCCATGGTAAATGGTACACCGGGTGCACGGCTGCTGGCCGGTCAGATGGCTTGCTCTGGTGTGCAACAACACCTGACTTCGATGTGGACCACTTGTACGGATTCTGTCCAACTGTCA GCAGTGACAACGACAAATTTTGGAGTATAGATCCTTTGACAGGAACCTACTACCAGATAAACTTCCAGTCAGCTCTCACATGGCACCAAGCAAGGCAGAGCTGCCAACAACAGAACGCAGAGATGCTAAGTGTCACAGAGATACACGAGCAAATGTATCTAAGAG ATCTGATTGACAGCAGGAGATCCCCCCTCTGGATTGGGCTTAACAGTCTGAATCTCAACAGCGGCTGGCAGTGGAGCGGTGGCTTTCCTTTCAGATACTTAAACTGGGCAACAG gAAGTCCTTCTCCTGAGCCCGAGAAACTCTGTGCAGTACTAAATCCCAGAAGAGATGCTAAATGGGAAAACCAGCCATGTGAGAAGAAAGTTGGCTATAtctgtaaaaaggaaaacttgaCACTGGATCCTTTCAGTCTTCCATCAG gGGATGCACCGCCAGTTAAATGCCCAGAAGGATGGTTGCCCTATGCAGGTCATTGTTATGTGGTTCATAGAGACCCCAGGGTATGGAAAGAAGCCTTAACTTCCTGCAATGACAGCAATGGCAATCTGGTCAGTATTCACAATCCTGAAGAGCATGGCTTCATACTATCTCAGCTTGGTTACA AAGCTACGGATGAGCTGTGGATTGGCCTGAATGACCTCAGCACGCACATGTATTTTGAGTGGAGTGATGGGACTCCTGTAACATACACCAAATGGTTGCCTGGAGAACCAACCCATGCAATCAATGGACAAGAAGATTGCGTTGTTATGGCAGGAGAG GATGGATACTGGGCAGACAGTCCTTGTGATAGGAATTTACATTATATCTGCAAAAGAAAGCCACTACAGGGAGTTTCTGGGACCCTAAAGGCTGATCCTGCCTGTCCGAAG GGCTGGGAAAGGCATGGCTTTTACTGCTATCTAGTTGGACATACAcctttaacattttcagaagcaaagaaaacctGTGAAAGGAGTGGTGGTTATTTAACAAGTATAGCAGACAG ATATGAGCAAGCCTACCTGACCAGCTTCGTTGGTCTGAGCTCTGAGAAGTACTTCTGGATTGGTCTCACAGACACAGAAGAGCAAGGGATCTTCAAATGGGTGACTGGTGAAGGCGTTTTCTACACAAACTGGAACTCAGCAATGCCTG GGAATGAAGCAGGTTGTGTTGCCCTAAGGACTGGAAATGCAGCTGGACTGTGGGATGTTCagaactgtgaaataaaagcaaaatttctctgcaaaaaaCTAGCTGAAAAAATGGCTCTTCCTCTTGCTCCTGAAAGAGTTTCTTATTCCAAATGTCCCTTGGGTTGGGATACAAGCAATAGCACTAATTCGTGCTTCAGA CTTTTTGTTAGagaaaacaaccaaaagaaaacatggtttGAAGCCCGAGATTTTTGCAGAGAAATAGGAGGAGACTTGGCTGCCATTAATAGTGAAGAAGAGCAAAGAGTGATAGAAAACTTAATAAT AAGAAAATCTCCATCATCTCGGCCTTTCTGGATAGGTTTACATCATTTGGACCCTGATGGTGGGTACTCCTGGAGTGACAGATCCCCG GTGAATTATACggaaaaactttctttttacaAAACTGGATTTGAACATTGTGGAGTAATCCATGAAGAGTCTTTCAGGTTATGGATTAACATGCACTGTGAATACAGTCATGACTGGATTTGTGAAATAAAGAAAG GGACACCCTTAAAGCCAGAACCTGTGGGCCCTTCTGCCA TGTATGAAGTCACAGAGGATGGATGGATTATAAAAGGGGTCAAACAGTATTTCTTCAGCACAGAAAGTAGCTCTATGGAAAAAGCCAGAACATTCTGCAGAAACAATCATGGAGATCTTGCTACTATTGGAGATAATAATCAAAGAAAATTTTTGTGGAAATAT ATCTTAAAAAATGGCAAATTGGAGTCATATCTCATAGGATTAATTCGGAATGCTGATCAGCAGTTTAG ttggatgGATGGGAGCCCAGTGTACTATGCAGCCTGGGAAGCAGAGGAGCCCAACTTTGCTCTTCGTCAAGAAAATTGTGtagtcttaaataaaaaaagtg GTTTGTGGAATGATGTCAATTGTGGTTTTTCAAATGGCTTTATCTGTGAGAGGCATAGGAGTTTTCTAAATGCAACACTTGCTCCAGCAGTAACTTTACCTCCAGGAGGATGTCCTGAAGAttggcttttatttaaaaatcag tGTTACAAATTCTTTGGTTCTTCCTATCAATATTGGCATGCTGCAAGTAGAGCTTGTATCAGCCTTGGAGGACACCTGGCTACCATAACAAATGAACAAGTACAAG cgtTTCTCACTTACCATTTGAAGGATGTTTTTTATGATCCCTGGATTGGCTTGAATGATGTACTCAGTGAACTCAACTTTGTTTGGGCTGATGGAAGTACTGTCTCCTATACAAACTGGGCTCCAGGTTCTCCAAAACTTGTAGAACCCATTTTGTTTGACAGCCTACGTCCAGAAGATGGCCACAATCGGTTACAG TATGATTGTGGTGCTCTGAAGAGAGGTCCTCCTGATGATACAGGAAAATGGAGTGATGAGCCATGTTATAAATCCAGTGGGTATATATGCCAGAAGAATAGTG ACCCTAAACTCTTTAAGTCTTCAGCAACAGTGTTGGACTTTGCTTTTGACCATTCAGATGGCACTAGCTATTCTGTCACTCATTCTAGAATGAATTGGGAGGAAGCACAAAAATCCTGCAATAACAATGCCTCAGAACTTGCTAGCATTTTAGATGCATATAGCCAGTCACTGATGTTCTTAATTGCACAGGAATATGGAGAGCCTCTGTGGATTGGTCTTAACAGCAACGTG ACAAAGGGCACGTATCAATGGACTGACAGATGGAGATTAGTTTACAGCAAGTGGTCCAGTGGAGAACCAAAACAGGCATTAGCATGTGTCTACCTAGATACTGATGGAACCTGGAAGACAGCTTCGTGCAgagaaaaattcttttctgtctgtaaaaaATCAAATG TAATGGCTCCAACTGAGCCCCCTCAGCTTCCTGGAAAATGCCCTGAATCAAAAGGACACAAATCCTGGGTACCTTTCCACAGTCACTGCTATTACTTTGAGGccaccaggaaaaaaagctggTCTCAAGCTCATCAGGAATGCATGCGACTAG TTGCTGATTTGGTATCAGTAGGAGACTATACTGAAGCAAACTTTCTGGCAGACACCATTAAGATACTTCATGGAAAATCTCCGAACTTTTGGATAGGgctaaagaaaaatgacataG GACAATGGGTATGGACAAAGTCTGCAGTGGATTTTGTCAACTGGCAAACGGGAGAGCCTGTAAACAAAAGGTATAAAGACTGTGGAGAAGTCTGTGCATTGACTGGGCACTGGAAAAGCAATGtgtgttctttcagaaaaggatATATctgtaaaaaagcaaaaa ctcCTGAAAAGACAGAGATGTCACCAGAAAACACAG GAGAGAAAACGGTGAAAGCACTTTCCACTGGCATTATATGGCTGCTTGTTGTACTAGCCCTTTCTATAGTTGTAGCTGGAATTATAGTTTATTTCtacctgaggaagaaaagacaaaaccaacTATATATTTTAACCAGACTGAGTGGATCAGAAGCAACTGTGGATATCCAACAAAAAGATGCACATACCGACGTAGTCTGA
- the LOC121064332 gene encoding macrophage mannose receptor 1-like isoform X2 gives MDDLCSQGHEDLFTLLGNANGAPCAFPFKLHGKWYTGCTAAGRSDGLLWCATTPDFDVDHLYGFCPTVSSDNDKFWSIDPLTGTYYQINFQSALTWHQARQSCQQQNAEMLSVTEIHEQMYLRDLIDSRRSPLWIGLNSLNLNSGWQWSGGFPFRYLNWATGSPSPEPEKLCAVLNPRRDAKWENQPCEKKVGYICKKENLTLDPFSLPSGDAPPVKCPEGWLPYAGHCYVVHRDPRVWKEALTSCNDSNGNLVSIHNPEEHGFILSQLGYKATDELWIGLNDLSTHMYFEWSDGTPVTYTKWLPGEPTHAINGQEDCVVMAGEDGYWADSPCDRNLHYICKRKPLQGVSGTLKADPACPKGWERHGFYCYLVGHTPLTFSEAKKTCERSGGYLTSIADRYEQAYLTSFVGLSSEKYFWIGLTDTEEQGIFKWVTGEGVFYTNWNSAMPGNEAGCVALRTGNAAGLWDVQNCEIKAKFLCKKLAEKMALPLAPERVSYSKCPLGWDTSNSTNSCFRLFVRENNQKKTWFEARDFCREIGGDLAAINSEEEQRVIENLIIRKSPSSRPFWIGLHHLDPDGGYSWSDRSPVNYTEKLSFYKTGFEHCGVIHEESFRLWINMHCEYSHDWICEIKKGTPLKPEPVGPSAMYEVTEDGWIIKGVKQYFFSTESSSMEKARTFCRNNHGDLATIGDNNQRKFLWKYILKNGKLESYLIGLIRNADQQFSWMDGSPVYYAAWEAEEPNFALRQENCVVLNKKSGLWNDVNCGFSNGFICERHRSFLNATLAPAVTLPPGGCPEDWLLFKNQCYKFFGSSYQYWHAASRACISLGGHLATITNEQVQAFLTYHLKDVFYDPWIGLNDVLSELNFVWADGSTVSYTNWAPGSPKLVEPILFDSLRPEDGHNRLQYDCGALKRGPPDDTGKWSDEPCYKSSGYICQKNSDPKLFKSSATVLDFAFDHSDGTSYSVTHSRMNWEEAQKSCNNNASELASILDAYSQSLMFLIAQEYGEPLWIGLNSNVTKGTYQWTDRWRLVYSKWSSGEPKQALACVYLDTDGTWKTASCREKFFSVCKKSNVMAPTEPPQLPGKCPESKGHKSWVPFHSHCYYFEATRKKSWSQAHQECMRLVADLVSVGDYTEANFLADTIKILHGKSPNFWIGLKKNDIGQWVWTKSAVDFVNWQTGEPVNKRYKDCGEVCALTGHWKSNVCSFRKGYICKKAKTPEKTEMSPENTGEKTVKALSTGIIWLLVVLALSIVVAGIIVYFYLRKKRQNQLYILTRLSGSEATVDIQQKDAHTDVV, from the exons ATGGATGACTTGTGTTCTCAAGGCCATGAAG ATCTGTTTACACTGCTAGGAAATGCCAATGGAGCTCCGTGTGCCTTCCCTTTCAAGCTCCATGGTAAATGGTACACCGGGTGCACGGCTGCTGGCCGGTCAGATGGCTTGCTCTGGTGTGCAACAACACCTGACTTCGATGTGGACCACTTGTACGGATTCTGTCCAACTGTCA GCAGTGACAACGACAAATTTTGGAGTATAGATCCTTTGACAGGAACCTACTACCAGATAAACTTCCAGTCAGCTCTCACATGGCACCAAGCAAGGCAGAGCTGCCAACAACAGAACGCAGAGATGCTAAGTGTCACAGAGATACACGAGCAAATGTATCTAAGAG ATCTGATTGACAGCAGGAGATCCCCCCTCTGGATTGGGCTTAACAGTCTGAATCTCAACAGCGGCTGGCAGTGGAGCGGTGGCTTTCCTTTCAGATACTTAAACTGGGCAACAG gAAGTCCTTCTCCTGAGCCCGAGAAACTCTGTGCAGTACTAAATCCCAGAAGAGATGCTAAATGGGAAAACCAGCCATGTGAGAAGAAAGTTGGCTATAtctgtaaaaaggaaaacttgaCACTGGATCCTTTCAGTCTTCCATCAG gGGATGCACCGCCAGTTAAATGCCCAGAAGGATGGTTGCCCTATGCAGGTCATTGTTATGTGGTTCATAGAGACCCCAGGGTATGGAAAGAAGCCTTAACTTCCTGCAATGACAGCAATGGCAATCTGGTCAGTATTCACAATCCTGAAGAGCATGGCTTCATACTATCTCAGCTTGGTTACA AAGCTACGGATGAGCTGTGGATTGGCCTGAATGACCTCAGCACGCACATGTATTTTGAGTGGAGTGATGGGACTCCTGTAACATACACCAAATGGTTGCCTGGAGAACCAACCCATGCAATCAATGGACAAGAAGATTGCGTTGTTATGGCAGGAGAG GATGGATACTGGGCAGACAGTCCTTGTGATAGGAATTTACATTATATCTGCAAAAGAAAGCCACTACAGGGAGTTTCTGGGACCCTAAAGGCTGATCCTGCCTGTCCGAAG GGCTGGGAAAGGCATGGCTTTTACTGCTATCTAGTTGGACATACAcctttaacattttcagaagcaaagaaaacctGTGAAAGGAGTGGTGGTTATTTAACAAGTATAGCAGACAG ATATGAGCAAGCCTACCTGACCAGCTTCGTTGGTCTGAGCTCTGAGAAGTACTTCTGGATTGGTCTCACAGACACAGAAGAGCAAGGGATCTTCAAATGGGTGACTGGTGAAGGCGTTTTCTACACAAACTGGAACTCAGCAATGCCTG GGAATGAAGCAGGTTGTGTTGCCCTAAGGACTGGAAATGCAGCTGGACTGTGGGATGTTCagaactgtgaaataaaagcaaaatttctctgcaaaaaaCTAGCTGAAAAAATGGCTCTTCCTCTTGCTCCTGAAAGAGTTTCTTATTCCAAATGTCCCTTGGGTTGGGATACAAGCAATAGCACTAATTCGTGCTTCAGA CTTTTTGTTAGagaaaacaaccaaaagaaaacatggtttGAAGCCCGAGATTTTTGCAGAGAAATAGGAGGAGACTTGGCTGCCATTAATAGTGAAGAAGAGCAAAGAGTGATAGAAAACTTAATAAT AAGAAAATCTCCATCATCTCGGCCTTTCTGGATAGGTTTACATCATTTGGACCCTGATGGTGGGTACTCCTGGAGTGACAGATCCCCG GTGAATTATACggaaaaactttctttttacaAAACTGGATTTGAACATTGTGGAGTAATCCATGAAGAGTCTTTCAGGTTATGGATTAACATGCACTGTGAATACAGTCATGACTGGATTTGTGAAATAAAGAAAG GGACACCCTTAAAGCCAGAACCTGTGGGCCCTTCTGCCA TGTATGAAGTCACAGAGGATGGATGGATTATAAAAGGGGTCAAACAGTATTTCTTCAGCACAGAAAGTAGCTCTATGGAAAAAGCCAGAACATTCTGCAGAAACAATCATGGAGATCTTGCTACTATTGGAGATAATAATCAAAGAAAATTTTTGTGGAAATAT ATCTTAAAAAATGGCAAATTGGAGTCATATCTCATAGGATTAATTCGGAATGCTGATCAGCAGTTTAG ttggatgGATGGGAGCCCAGTGTACTATGCAGCCTGGGAAGCAGAGGAGCCCAACTTTGCTCTTCGTCAAGAAAATTGTGtagtcttaaataaaaaaagtg GTTTGTGGAATGATGTCAATTGTGGTTTTTCAAATGGCTTTATCTGTGAGAGGCATAGGAGTTTTCTAAATGCAACACTTGCTCCAGCAGTAACTTTACCTCCAGGAGGATGTCCTGAAGAttggcttttatttaaaaatcag tGTTACAAATTCTTTGGTTCTTCCTATCAATATTGGCATGCTGCAAGTAGAGCTTGTATCAGCCTTGGAGGACACCTGGCTACCATAACAAATGAACAAGTACAAG cgtTTCTCACTTACCATTTGAAGGATGTTTTTTATGATCCCTGGATTGGCTTGAATGATGTACTCAGTGAACTCAACTTTGTTTGGGCTGATGGAAGTACTGTCTCCTATACAAACTGGGCTCCAGGTTCTCCAAAACTTGTAGAACCCATTTTGTTTGACAGCCTACGTCCAGAAGATGGCCACAATCGGTTACAG TATGATTGTGGTGCTCTGAAGAGAGGTCCTCCTGATGATACAGGAAAATGGAGTGATGAGCCATGTTATAAATCCAGTGGGTATATATGCCAGAAGAATAGTG ACCCTAAACTCTTTAAGTCTTCAGCAACAGTGTTGGACTTTGCTTTTGACCATTCAGATGGCACTAGCTATTCTGTCACTCATTCTAGAATGAATTGGGAGGAAGCACAAAAATCCTGCAATAACAATGCCTCAGAACTTGCTAGCATTTTAGATGCATATAGCCAGTCACTGATGTTCTTAATTGCACAGGAATATGGAGAGCCTCTGTGGATTGGTCTTAACAGCAACGTG ACAAAGGGCACGTATCAATGGACTGACAGATGGAGATTAGTTTACAGCAAGTGGTCCAGTGGAGAACCAAAACAGGCATTAGCATGTGTCTACCTAGATACTGATGGAACCTGGAAGACAGCTTCGTGCAgagaaaaattcttttctgtctgtaaaaaATCAAATG TAATGGCTCCAACTGAGCCCCCTCAGCTTCCTGGAAAATGCCCTGAATCAAAAGGACACAAATCCTGGGTACCTTTCCACAGTCACTGCTATTACTTTGAGGccaccaggaaaaaaagctggTCTCAAGCTCATCAGGAATGCATGCGACTAG TTGCTGATTTGGTATCAGTAGGAGACTATACTGAAGCAAACTTTCTGGCAGACACCATTAAGATACTTCATGGAAAATCTCCGAACTTTTGGATAGGgctaaagaaaaatgacataG GACAATGGGTATGGACAAAGTCTGCAGTGGATTTTGTCAACTGGCAAACGGGAGAGCCTGTAAACAAAAGGTATAAAGACTGTGGAGAAGTCTGTGCATTGACTGGGCACTGGAAAAGCAATGtgtgttctttcagaaaaggatATATctgtaaaaaagcaaaaa ctcCTGAAAAGACAGAGATGTCACCAGAAAACACAG GAGAGAAAACGGTGAAAGCACTTTCCACTGGCATTATATGGCTGCTTGTTGTACTAGCCCTTTCTATAGTTGTAGCTGGAATTATAGTTTATTTCtacctgaggaagaaaagacaaaaccaacTATATATTTTAACCAGACTGAGTGGATCAGAAGCAACTGTGGATATCCAACAAAAAGATGCACATACCGACGTAGTCTGA